The Cuculus canorus isolate bCucCan1 chromosome 6, bCucCan1.pri, whole genome shotgun sequence genomic interval CTTTGGGATCCTGGTGTTAATAGTAAGGTTCACAGCTACTTTGGTGGCCACATGATGGGGTTAATTTCCAATACCTGTGCAGCCAAAGCCTACTCATAGAGACAAATTATCTAGGGAGCCCACACTGGTTTTCCACCTGGGTTTGGAAGAGTAACAAGCTTAAGCAAAGAGTTGCGTATAACCAACCCAAGTTATGACAGAACTAGGGCAGCCAAAATGAACAAGTTGTTGCTAGTAGGACTTCCTGACTAAAATGAATAAGTGATCCCCCCCTCAATTTACAATTGTTATTTAATAACGTGCTCTAGACCTTCCTTATTCCTACCATTTGTCCAGATGTCCATTTATCCCAGTCCCATAGTTTCCTGGCATGGTTAGGCTGgctgtgcagagaggagcaaGTGACGTAGAGGAGTACACATTTGTGATCCTGTTTGGGCCTGTTTCTTCTCAGTGTGCATCATTCAGTCAAATACTATTTGGCTGCAGCAGTGGTAACACTGCGCTTGTGCCTGGTCTTTACCTGGATTAGGAGAAAGTGCTGTGTCCTACATCCACTGATCTGGTTTTGAGACAAGCAACGCCCAGCCACCTGAACCAGGCAACCCTGGACCCCGGGTTTATACGGTGTCAAAACTCTCCTTGTGCTGCTCTGACTGCAGTGCAGGCGGCTTGTCTGAGCAGTGTTAAAACCTGATATTTTACTTTTACAGTTTAGGCATCGTGTTAATCAAAATCTGTCAGTTCTGTGTGGGGCATTTGGGAACGTGCCATACACTGTATTCATTCTCCCAATCCTATATTATCCTGTGCAGTGTTGTAGCTGCCAAAACCACACACTCATGTTGGCATGAAACAATTATTCTGGTTTATATAGAACAGGCTTGGCAATAGTCTATCTCAATGAACAGTCATAGTGCTGAAAGATTCAGAGTcgtcttttcttctccaagcaaCAGACTAAATTTCTTTCAGCTGGAttcatgatttaaaaaaataacaggagtAGAAAGCAAGTATGGAGAGGAGGGTGTACACAGTACCTTTAGGGTCTGGAAGGAAGCGAGaatgagaaatagaaaaaaaggctATATAAGATACAAGCCAGTAACTGGGTTTCTAAACCCATGTGAaagtataaataatatttactgTTGCCGGTTGGTGAACACAGAGATGTGTGGTTTTTTACTTGCATGCAAAGCTTTTGGTTGCGGGTGAAGTACTCAGACAAAAACATTCAATGGCTGGTGTGGGTATCCCGccaaaaataaacccaaacaaatacTGACATATtataaaagcacttttttttctgcagagacaTCCAGTTGCTGCTGCTATTCATGAAGTCTAAAAAACTGTTAAAGCCTCCTGTTTAACTTGCCTGAAATAATAATACTTTCTTCTAGAAAGCAACGcaaacatttctgaaacttAAGAACcagtgttttatatttttcacaaaaatgtaGCGTGTCCTAAACTTACAGGGCTATTGATCAACAATAACTACTACTTGCCGAGGTCCTGTGAACCAAAACCACTGCACGGACAAGGGCCAAAGGTGAAGGGTAGAAAACTTTTcttaagcttaaaaaaatgctaACTGAGAGTGGACTTAgtcaaagaaaaatcattttgcagTGATTAGCAAAGGTTGGTGATGGCCTATTTTTCCTCCCGTTTTCCAGACAACTTCACAAAGAGATTTTGTAAATCATATCCCATTATGAAAGTACCGGCTGCTTTGTTATCAGAATGGTGACAgagatttttattctaaaagGGCAGGCACTATCACTACTTGAAATTCTCCACATTGTTTCCACTGTGAGCAAATTTCAGCCTTAACGTGAGTCACATCTGCTTAAAAGTGAATAGTGGTTGCTTCCACTTTACACCAGCATGAAATCTCACCTACAGACTTGAATCTTAAAAATCAACTTAAATCCCAGAATTTGGATAGTTTTGCATAGGTGACTTTAAATCCAGACGTTCCTAataggaaatactgaaataaaagcactaAGCTTTAGTAGTTTCTGGTGGGAACAGAGATGTCCTTTCAGATATGAATGTCTtgtgaactaaaaaaaataagtcttatTTAAGTTTTGCCATATGTGGACAAAAAAATAGTGATCACACCTAAATGTAGTTTCTCATCCAGCCAGCGAGGATGGGTGCTGTGTGGAGAGAAGAGCCGGGGGGACTCTTGGCCGGTGAATTGTGGGCATAGCTGTCCATAATGTATTATGGATTAATTGCATGTTTGGCAGCgcagctgtggctgcacagCACAGGGGCGTCAGTCACACCACTGCTCCTGTCGGTTCTCAGTCCTTCAGAGCACGAGCTGTTTTAGCTATCCCATCGCTCCAGCCAGCACTGATGGATTAATGGGAGGAAATGTTTATAGAAAGTTTCAGGTTTCCTAAGTGAGTGGAATGAAACCCCTCTCAGCAATGATCACCGAGCTCATGTCGTGGAGCAGTTTGGAGCAGCTTGACttgcaggaaagcaaaggcCTTTCCTAAAAGGAAACTTGACAACTCCGATTCCAGGGAGCAGCTAGAGGCGTTTTCAAATGGAAGACGTGGCTTTTCTAGAGACACAGCATGAATGGGGCCAGGTcggaaaagaactttaaatcAGCAGTTCATACACTGTAAATGTAAGAGGTTATGTTTGAGAGCAGTGTGTCTGAAAAAAGTGCCCGGAGAGAAAGTGCAACTATTGCACACTGCTCAGTAAATGAAACAGTATTGCAGTGCAATCAGAGCTACCATGATGGCATCCAGCTAAGGCATCTTAGATCCCCGCTCTGTAGCTTATGGTATAGTATAGCCATGGTTTAAGGCAAAGGAAGGTTGATGAACCCAATAAATAGGCTGAAAGCATTGTGAGAGGAAAGCTGGAAACTGTCATCATTTCACAGGTGTAAAATTCTGTTTGCTGGGGCACTTTTCATGGTTGTAGCGATACACCTTGTGATCTAaacattaatttcagttttaaaaaatgaaataaaatagacaaTTTCATCGAAGCTATCAGCTTTCAGATGACTCTGATAAGAAAGAATGTAGGCTTCGGGCTAGCTATGAAGATTAAAGTAAAATTCACCTGAGCAAAACTGAAGATAGCAAAGGTGCTATAGGAGATAAAAAAACCCGCCAATTCAAAACGCTACCCTTCGAAAGCTTTAGCAAAGGACCTAGTCCTTACTGTTTCCTTAAAACACTCCACCCATCACAGTGAGGATTTAATTTACAGCACTTGTGGCACCCTCCAGTTCTCAGTCTCAGAGTCCTTTTGGAATAGGAAGAGAGCATTATCCTTACTTTCTAGATAAGGAAACTGGTTTATCAGCTTGCCCGCAGTGAGAGGCAAAGCCTGGAAGAAAACTTGGCTAAGACACAAATACCTCACGTGAGGGCAAACATTTGAAACCGTCTCAAAATGTGATCTCCTACTGTGAGGGTTACTTAGAAAAGCCAGTTTCAAGTCACAGTTGAGTTTCTGGTCAGTATATTCTCAGCTTATTCACCCAAAAGTCTATTGCACCTCCCACAACAAAGAGAGGAAAGACACCACTCAGAGAGCTGCTTTCCCACCCCCCACACACCCTGCCCAGAGTTCAAAGACTGAAAGAACTTCATTGAAGCCcttgtattaaaaattatttattcagtgATCTGTACATGGGATGAAGCAGGGCCTCATacagaccttaaaaaaaaaaaatcaagtaaaaacataaatacatattttcttacaaaaatgAGATTTACAAAATATACATACTGCACTTGTCttacatgtttgttttttttctttttcttccacgTGCACAttataaaagacaaaaacccAAGCCTTGCACTTCTGAAATCGGATCTGCTGAAGGATTTGGCCGATGCGCCCATTCCTCATGCCCAGACTACTGGGACGCCCTCAGACAGCAGCAGTCTGCCCCCTCACTCTGAacaggttttttctttttaaagtttcattCCAGACACTTTCCCCCTCCCAAAAATGAAGAGCAGCTATAGGGCGGAGGCTTGCTAAAAATCCAGAACTTCCTATTTTGTCCTTAGGCAagaatatacacacacacatatacttATAAAAACAACCCTTCAGTGACTACAAAGGTAAAGTAgtaagcaaaaaataaaatatgaacaaGTCAACATGAAAATTTCAGAATAGAAAAATctgtcacattttaaaaaagaaaacgaTGCATTTgatgattaattttttaatgtctttcctTCCAAGATGTGATCACTGGAAACTTAGGCAGCTGTATTTTAGTTGAAATGAGTGGGCTCCTCACTTGTGGTACCTCCTTGCTCTTAAATCCCAGTCCTGGCCCCCTCCTGCACCAGCAGTTCAGGGAACCTGGGGAGCAGGCAAGGGATCCGTCCTGAGCCAAAAGCATTCCTCCTGTCCCCAGAGCCGGCTGCATATCGACTTTACCTGCAGCGAGCTCActgcaaagcaggagagaaagcaggtttataggaaggaaagaaaaatatcgTATCTTTACGTTATATATTTCAATGGCTCTTGTTTTGGCAGGGGCTCTCGGTTCGGCTCTTCTTGCCCTCCAAGTCTTGCATTTCCTTCAGTGGAGAAAAGCGACCCATACTGACACGGTAAGAAAACATCctgccttctccctttttcATAAAAGGAATGTTTATTTCTGCGAGCTCCTCGCATCCAAGGGTGAACCTCAACGACTTCTTTTTGTTAGTTTGCCCATAAAAAACGATCCCATGCTTATGCCTTTCTACAtagaaaacacttttgtttCCCCCTTTGTCTCCTAGAACAAAGGCAAGGGGGAAAAGCCTTCTGCTGAAAAGCAACAAGTCATTTCTTTTCAGGGTGTGGAATAGCAaccccctccttccccacagcaACAAGAACACCAGACCTAGGGCCGAATTTTCACTTTAAACCAACCAAAGCAGGTATCACCGAGGTGAAGAGGAGCTGGGGAGTGGAGGTGTTTCTCCTGCTCTGGGGCTGGCTGCGGTGCTGCCTGCGCTCAGTCTGGCCCAGTGGCTCAGGGGCAGCTCCACGCATcagccctcccctccctctTGTCCTAAGCAAGGCAGGATGGCTTCAGttgggttgtgggttttttttctgcacagggGTAGCAGGAGAGAGAGGTAAGGGGACTTCTTGCGGGTGAAGGACACTTCCATCCCACCAGgggcttctttttctgtgctcttctaCTTAGCTGGGCATAAGCACCACTGGACACGGTCCATCTGATCCTTTACGTAAagactggtttatttttttcaaactctctgggaggaagaaaaagtttgGAAAAGCCTCACTTCCTCTCCCTTCAGGGAGCCATAGCCTTCCCCTTCTGCTGAGTATCCCTCTCCTCTgcgtgtgtgcatgcatgcGTGTGTGCGTGCCAGAGGGGGTAGGGGGGGTCTCATACTGCTGTCTCGCCTTTGCTGCCAGTGCTGAGTCTGTGGTAGAAGCGTCGCCAGGACTGAAGAGTTTTGCCAGACCATATCCAGAAGCCAGTCGTGATCCCAACAATCATGGTCATGAGGTACTTGATCATGAAGACCGTAAAGTCTGGGCTCATGGGGGCAAAGTGGCTGGGGCAGGGCACGGCGTAGGTTTTGCAGGTCTGGAGGAGCCACGTCTTCTCCCAGGTGGCACGGAAAGCCTGCTCGTAGAAGTAACACGCCAGGACGATGGTGGCAGGCACTGTGTAGAGGACGCTGAAGACACCAATGCGCACCATCAGCTTCTCTAGTTTCTCCGTCTTGGTGCCATCGTGCTTCATGATGGTGCGGATGCGAAACAAGGACACGAAGCCAGCAAGTAAGAAGGAGGTGCCAATGAAGAGGTACACAAACAAGGGCGCCAGCACAAAGCCCCGTAGCGAGTCCACACTGTAGATACCTACGTAACACACCCCACTGAGTATGTCCCCATCCACCTGCCCCATGGCCAAGATGGTGATGGTTTTGACGGCAGgcacagcccaggcagccagGTGGAAATACTGGGAGTTGGCCTCGATGGCCTCATGGCCCCACTTCATGCCAGCAGCCAGGAACCAGGTCAGGGACAGGATGACCCACCAGATGGAGCTGGCCATGCCGAAGAAGTACAGGATCATGAAGAGGATGGTGCAGCCTTCTTTCTTGGTGCCTTGGGCCACGGTGCGGTAGCCGTCCTCCGAGAAGCGCTCCAGACACACCACCCGCTCCTCTAGCAAGAAACCCGCCGCGTAAGCCACTGCCACCATGAAGTAGCAGCCCGAGAGGAAGATGATGGGCCGCTCCGGGTAGCTGAAACGGCGCATATCCACCAGGTAGGTGAGCACGGTGAAGAGCGTCGAGGCGCAGCAGAGCACGGACCACACGCCCACCCAGAGCCGGGCGAATCGCACCTCCGCCTCCTTGAAGTACATGAGCCCGTTGGGTCGGGCTGGCTCGCAGGGGGCCCCGCAGTCCCGCTCCCCC includes:
- the FZD7 gene encoding frizzled-7 codes for the protein MRAGAGGGGPWLGLAALAAALLGAPAAAASQQQYHGEKGISVPDHGFCQPISIPLCTDIAYNQTILPNLLGHTNQEDAGLEVHQFYPLVKVQCSAELKFFLCSMYAPVCTVLEQAIPPCRSLCERARQGCEALMNKFGFQWPERLRCENFPVHGAGEICVGQNTSDAPPGPGGAAGRGVTAHPTAGYLPELLTPPQPPSGFSFSCPRQLKVPPYLGYRFLGERDCGAPCEPARPNGLMYFKEAEVRFARLWVGVWSVLCCASTLFTVLTYLVDMRRFSYPERPIIFLSGCYFMVAVAYAAGFLLEERVVCLERFSEDGYRTVAQGTKKEGCTILFMILYFFGMASSIWWVILSLTWFLAAGMKWGHEAIEANSQYFHLAAWAVPAVKTITILAMGQVDGDILSGVCYVGIYSVDSLRGFVLAPLFVYLFIGTSFLLAGFVSLFRIRTIMKHDGTKTEKLEKLMVRIGVFSVLYTVPATIVLACYFYEQAFRATWEKTWLLQTCKTYAVPCPSHFAPMSPDFTVFMIKYLMTMIVGITTGFWIWSGKTLQSWRRFYHRLSTGSKGETAV